The DNA segment CGTGGCTACGTGCTCCGCCGCATTCTCCGCCGTGCAAGCCGCTTTGCTCGCCTCCTCGGCCAGAAGGAAGCCTTCATTTACAAGCTGGTCCAGGTTCTTGCTGATACCATGGGCGAAGCATTCCCCGAAATCCGTCAGCGTCAGGCTTTCGTTACCGAAGTCATCAAGAGTGAAGAAGACCGCTTCATCAAGACTCTGGACGCAGGTCTCGAACGTTTCGAAGCCATCGTTGCTGAAATGGGTTCCGCAAAGGTTGTGCCGGGCGACAAGGTCTTCGTGCTTTACGATACCTACGGTTTCCCGCCGGACCTCACTGGCATCCTCGCCGAAGAAAAGGGCCTCACCATCGATGAAGCCGGCTTCGAAAAGTGCATGGAAGAACAGAAGGAACGTGCCCGCGCCAACATGAAGCAGGGCATCAATACCATGGGTACCGAAGGCTGGACCCAGTACTCCGAAGCTTCTACCAACTTCGTTGGTTACGAACTGTCCGCTTGCGAAACTAAGGTTGTCCGCTACCGCGAAGACAAGGGCGTTCTTTCCATCGTTCTTGAAACTTCCCCGTTCTATGCCGAAATGGGTGGCCAGGTTGGCGACAAGGGTATGCTGGTTTCCAAGGATCTTGAAATCGCCGTGTTCGACACCGTGAAGGTGAACGACACCGCTCTCTGCCGCGGTAAGGTGGTGAAGGGTGAAGCCAACGAACAGACCATGGGTGGCGTGTTCATGGCAACCGTCGATGACGAACGTCGCATGGACATCCGTCGCAACCATTCCGCTACTCACTTGGTTCAGGCCGCTCTCCGCGAAGTGCTGGGCACTCACGTACAGCAGCAGGGTAGCTTGGTGACTCCGGATTCCCTCCGCTTTGACTTTACTCACTTCAATGGCATGACTGCTGAAGAAATTCAGAAGGTCGAAGACATCGTGAACGCAAAGATCATGGAATGCCTGCCGGTCCACACCGACGTCATGGGCGTTGACGAAGCCAAGGCTTCTGGCGCTATGGCTCTCTTCGGCGAAAAGTATGGCGATACCGTACGCGTTGTGAAGATGGGTGCCGCTGGCGAAGAATTCTCCAAGGAACTTTGCGGTGGCTTGCATGTTGTGAATTCCGGTAACATCGGTATGGTGAAGATCGTTTCTGAATCCAGCGTTTCTGCCGGTGTCCGCCGTATCGAAGCCGTCACTGGCCGCGGTGCCATGGCAATGCTTCGTGCAGGTGCCCAGATTGTGAACGCTCTCCGCGACCGTCTCCGTTGCAAGGATGCCGAAGTCCTGGATCGTATCCAGCAGTCCTTCGAAAAGACCCAGTCTCTTGAAAAGGCTCTCCAGTCCGTGAAGCTGGAACTGGCTACCATGATTGCTGGCGACGTTCTGAACGGCGGTCTGGACGTTATGGGTGTCATGCTCTACATTCGCGAGTTTGATATGCCGGAAGATAAGTACAAGGAACTCCTGGACGGTATCCAGAACAAGCTGGACAAGGGCGCTGTAGCTGTCATTGCGAACAAGGTAAATGGCGCTGGCTCCATCGCAGTGATCGTTGGCAAGGACGTTCAGGCCAAGGGCATCAAGGCAGGCGACATGGTTCGCGACCTGGCTGCTGCATGTAACGGTAAGGGCGGTGGCCGTCCGGACCGCGCACAGGCCGGTACTCGCGAACCCGAAAAGATTAGCGCTGCTATCAAGGACGCTAACAACTGGATCCGTGCTAAACTGACCGCTTAGCCCAAAATTCAAAAAAGAACCTACGACTGGGCTTCGCTCTCGCCACCACGACTCATTAATATGAGTCGCTTGTGGCTCACAAAGCTCGGTTAACTAGGCTCCAGGAACGAGGTCTGAGGCTCGAATACTCCTCGGAAAAACAAGGTCTCCGCAACTCAGCGGGGACCTGTTTTTCTATAATAAACTAACAAGTATGAATTCCGCTTTTTCCGATGAAAACATTATTGCCGAGGCCATCAGGCTTGTAGAGGATGGGGTGAGCGTAACTTTCCCTGTGAATGGCCGTAGCATGCTTCCCTTTATTGTGGGGGGCAAGGAAAGTGTGATTCTCGTAAAACCGACCGATATAAAGGTTGGACACATTGTGCTTGCGTGGGTGGATAATAAGCGATACGTGGTTCATCGGGTGTCCAAAATTGTGGACGAAAATGTGTTCCTGATGGGCGATGGCAACCTTGCCTTTGGGGAACGCTGCAAAATGTCAGACGTAAAGGCCTTGGCCACTCATGTGGTGAACTCCGACGGAAAAAGCCGAAACCTTTATTCAAAACCCCGCAAGATAGGCTCTCGGGCGTGGATCTTTCTTCGCCCTATTAGAAAGTATTTACTTTTTATCTATAGAGTTTTTCACAGGAATTGATTTATGAAATTGAAAAGCGGTTATGTACTGCGTGATGTTTGTGGAGAACAGGTGATTATGGGGGAGGGCCTTGGTGCTCTCAACTTTGGCCGTTTGCTTTGTTTGAACGAGACTGCTGCGTGGCTCTGGCAGCGTGCAGCTGAACAGGGTGACTTTTCTGTTGACAGCTTAAGCGAAGCCCTGTGCCAGGAATACAACGTTTCTCTGGAGCAGGCAAAAACTGATGTCGCCGCCATTGTTGGCGAGTGGCAGAAGGTCGGTGTGATTGAATGAAATATCTAGCTTGGCTATGGCATAACACTTCGGGAATCCGAGGCAATATTGTGGTGCGCGTCCTTGTGGGCGTCGTACGAGTTGTCCTTGGCTTGTATGTAGTGTGGCTTAGCAAGCAGTTCATTGATGATACCATTCGCTCGGGTTCGGACGCAGACGTAATTCGCATGGCGGTCCTTTTGCTGGCTACTGTTCTTGGCGGTGTTATCTTGCGCCAGATTTATTCCTATATGACCACGTCTGCGACGATTCGCAAGGAGAATGAAGTCCGCCTACGAATGTTCGGCAGTTTATTCAAACGAAATCTTTTTGGTGAAAAAGTCCTTTTGTCTGGCGATGTGACGTCCCGCATGTCCAAAGATGTGGAACAAGTTTGCGGTGTAACTGCGGAATCTATTCCCCAGGTAATTGTAACTTGCTGCCAGTTTGTTGGCGCCTTCCTGATGCTCCGTTTTTTTGATGTGCGTCTTGCCTGGGCTCTGATTTTGATGACGGTGGCTTTTGCGTTCTTCGGAAAGCTCATTGCCAGAAAGCTCCGCAATATGACATCTGAAATTCGCAAGAAGGAAAGTGAGATCCAGATGCATGTGCAGGAAACGGTGGAGCATAACGCTGTGCTCCGTTCCCTTTCCAGCGAAAACTGGATGAGCTCAGAATTGAATTCCAAACAAAGCGATTTGAAAAGCCGCGTGCTGCATCGCGCCCGCTTTACGGTAACGGCACGTCTCTTTATTGGTTCTGCTTTTAGCTTGGGTTATATGCTAGCTTTCGTGTGGGGCGGTATCGGCCTTCGTAGCGGTGCCATTACTTTCGGCGTCATGACTTCTTTCCTGCAGTTAGTGATGCAGGTGCAACAGCCTATCTTGAATTTGCTGACCGAAGCACCTCGCATAATTCATGCGACGGCAAGCATTGATCGATTGGAAGAACTTGCGGACGTTGGAACCTCCGCAGAAAATTCCGCAGACACGACAGCAGACGCTTCCGCGGACGTCGCCGCAACCTCCAACGCGTCGGGCATCAGTGTCAAAGATCTCACCTTCCGTTACGCCGACAGCGAAAACAACGTCCTTGATCATTTCAGTTATGATTTTAAGCCGGGTTCCCGTACAGCGGTGATGGGTGAGACTGGCAGTGGCAAGACCACATTGTTCCGCCTGATGCTAGGCCTTGTAAGACCTGCGTCCGGCTCTGTTTCCGAAAATCTCAACAAGAACGATTTTGTTTTTGTGCCTCAGGGAAACACTTTGCTTAGCGGCTCCGTCCGTTTTAATCTGCAAGTTGCAAAGCCCGACGCCTCCGACGAAGAACTGAAAAAAGTTCTCCATACGGCCTGTGCCGATTTCGTAAACGAACTTCCCAATGGAATTGATTCTGTTCTTGGTGAGCGTGGCTGCGGTCTAAGCGAAGGTCAGGCTCAGCGTATTGCCATTGCCCGCGGCTTGCTCCGCCCGGGTAACATTCTGCTGTTGGATGAAATCAGTGCTTCTTTGGATGAACAGACTGAACACGAACTTTTCCGTAGAATTTTCGAAGCCTATCCTCAAAAGACTATGATCTTTATTACCCATCGCAAGGCTGTCTGTGAACTCTGCGACGATGTGATTCATCTTTCCTAGTAGAATCGGTGGGCGACAGCTCACCTTTCTTTTTCTTGAGATAAATCCAATCCGTTGATTTCTTTTTCCAACAACGTGGCTTTTTCAAGGATTTGCTGCGCAAGTGCTGCGGTCTCTGCGGAGTCGGGATTGATGACGCGGTGGTTTGCGGTCTTCATGAATTTTTCAACCCGTTTCATGTTGGCAATAGTAGTTTCGCTGCAGTAGGCGTTACACATTTTTTCAAAGATGTAGTCTTCAGCAACTTTGGAAAGGTGAGTCATGTCCTCGGCGTAGAAACGGTAGTCACGTAATTCGTCCATAACGATTTCGTAACTGGGGAAGTAAGTGACGTCGGCGCAGCCTATGTTTGCGGATGAAACTTTGTTTACGGAAGATGCATCGTTTGCGAATTCTTGACAAACTTTATCAACGGCAAGGTGCAGCGTAGACTTGGACAAATTGTTTCCGTGGGCTCCGTCGTTTAGATGGCGAATCGGTGAAACGGTGAAAACAATTTTTACGTCATCCTGAGCGAAGCGAAAGATCCACTTACACGTTCTCTTCAACGCCTCTGCGGCTTCCTCCACAGAAATTAACCTACGTTCAAAAAAATCTGCGGGTTCCTTATGGCAATTGGCCACGGCCTTTCCCGATTCCTTCAAGAAGTAAACGAATGCCGTTCCTAAGGTAATAAAGACAACGTCAGTTTTCTTTAAAAAGTCTCGGGTCTCCGCGACAACTTCTTGCAATTCTGCTTCAGAGAAATTTCCTTGATAATCCCAGCGACACCAGGTCTCGGTACTGTCCCCATTTCCCCCAGCGATTTTCTTGAAGAAATTTTCAATGGACAGCGGGTTGTACAAAACACCCAGGGGGTTCACCAAAGTATGAAACTTTCGTTCCGTAAAACGTTTGGAAATGTTGTCTGCAAAGCAGGATCCTATAAAAACCAGATTGGATTTGTAATCAATCTTAAAATTTGATTCAGAAAGCGTAACTTTGGTCGAAAAATCCATACATTTAAATGTAATTATTTGTAGGAATGTTCAAAACATTTGCCTATATTTCTTTATGGATTAGGGAAAGGATGGACTATATGAAATTTGGGTGCGCCAAAAACGCTGTCTCTGCGTTGACGATTTTTGCGACGGTTTTGACCCCGGCTTTTGCTGCCGATTGGTATGCCAAGGAAACCCAGTGGGCCGGCCATGATCCGGATATTATCCGTTATGAAGATGGTTATGCCTTGATGACCACGGACAATCATCTTTTGATGCAAACTTCGGAAGATGCTTTGAACTGGAAGAAGGGTGAGCCAGCTATGCCCACCTTTGAAAAATGGCTTTTCAATTACGCTCCCAATATGATTGATATTTGGGCTCCCGATATTCATTATATTGGTGGCGAATATCGCGTGTATTATTGCGGCTCTGAAATGGGAATTCGTTCCTCTGGAATGGGCTTTATGTCCAGTAAGGAAATCGACCCGACGAAACCTGGTTACGGTTGGACGGATCAGGGTGAAGTGATTCATACTGTCAAGACCGATGCTTATAATGCCATCGATGCTGCAGTCTATCAGGACTTGCAAGGTAAGGTTTGGATGGCCTTCGGCTCTTGGGGCACGGGCATTCACATTATTGAACTTGACGAAAAAACAGGTAAGCCGGTTAAGGGCGCTGAACAAATTAATATCGCCAATCGCGGTGGTTCCGGTGTGGAAGGTGCCAGCGTCATTGAACATAATGGCAAGTACTTCCTTTTTACTGCATGGGATAATTGCTGCAAGACTGGAGCCAACCTCGAAGGCAATTCCTATAAGACCGTCGTGAATCGAGCTAACGCCATTACGGGTCCGTATTTGGACCGTACTGGAAAAGAAGCTCTGAAGGGTGGTGGAACAATCCTCCTCCAGCGTTATGGTCGTTATTATGGTCCTGCCGGTGGCGAAGCCTTTGAAGATGTCAATCGCCTTCGTTTTGTGAACCATTATTACGATAAGAATGATACCGGTCGTGCAAAGATCCAGGTTCGCGATATTGTTTTTACTGAAGACAATTGGCCGGAACTGGGCCAGCCCTTTGTGGGTCGCTATTTGAGTGCCGAAGCGGAACATGGTATCTTGAGTAATGTTGAAATCACCGAAGGTGAAAAAGCTTCCAATGGTGAATATGTTAGTTACATCAATTATGCGGACAGTCGCATTCGTTTGCCTATGATTATTCCGCAGGCTGGTGACTACCTGATCCGTTACCGCTATGCCAATGATTGGACCGATGAGGGTTCTCACTTTGTTGACATTAATGGTGTAACTCGCGAAGTCAAGTTGCCTATTACGGGAGCCTGGGGCGAATTCCCGGAAAAGTCTATTGTCTATATTCCGGCAAAATTAAAACGTGGTAGCAACTACGTGGAAATTACAAAGGGCAAGAGCTATGGTGAATTGGATCGCTTGGATTTCCTTCGCATTATCCGTGACACCATTCCTGCAAATGGTTTTGACAATGGTATTCGTATTCGTTTGGATGAAAAGGATCAAATGATCATCAAGGATGGCGGCTACGCCATTTACGAAAACGTCATTACTGATTCCATTGTAGGTTCTTCTGTTCACGTGCAGATGAAAAACTGCGCAGGCGGTACACTATCTCTTCGCAAGGATGGAAAGAAGGGTGATGAAATTTCCAAGTGCTCAATCCCTGCAACGTGCGGCGACACTAAGTGGGTGGATGTGAAGTGCTCTGATCTTCCAAAGCTTTCTGGAGTTCAGGATTTCTATTTGACTGCTAGCGGCGTTAGCGGAGAACTTCTCGTGGGAAACATCAAGTTCTCTATGGCGGATTCTACGGAAAATTCCGAATCTGTTGAAAAACGCTCAATTACTCAAATCGCAAATCCAATGCATTACGATGCTGCATCCCGTAAGGTGTATCTGGTTGACACGATGGACTGGATGATTTTTGATTTGAATGGCGTTATGGCTCGTAAGGGCTTTGGCCGTGAAATCAATTTGAATGATTTAAATCACGGAACCTACCTCGTTCGTGCCGGTGGAAGGGTTATTAAGGTCCGTTAATTTGGTTTTAATGGCGTGAAAAGCTAAAATGTACTATATTAAACCTGTACTTTTAGCTTTTAAGGCGTGTTATGAAAATCGGAAAGACTGAAGCTCGTTTGAATGCAGAAATCGAAAAACGCGGTGCATTGTTCGCCGTGCTTCTCGATCCGGATACTTCTGATGACGAAGCTCTTTTGAAGTCTGGTGTTTTGGCTCAGGAAAATGGCGCTGACTTGATTCTTGTTGGTGGTTCCTTCATGGGAAACTTCAACTTGCCTCGTCAGGTTGCTGCTCTCAAGGCCCAAGTGGATTTGCCGGTGGTTTTGTTCCCGGGTGGTGCTAGCCAGGTTGTCCCCGGTTTTGACGCCATGCTTTTCATGACCCTCGTTAGTGGCCGCAATCCCAGCTACCTGATTGAAGAACAGGTTCGTGGCGGAGCCCTCGTTCGCGCTCTTAATATGGAAGCTATTCCTACCGCATATCAGTTGATAAATAGCGGTCGTCGTACTACAGTGGAATATGTCAGCAACACTATGCCTATTCCTGCCGACAAACCGAAACTTAGCATGGTTCATTCTATCGCTGCAGAATTGATGGGTATGCGCTACGTTTATCTGGAAGCGGGCAGCGGCGCAGAAAATCCGGTTCCTGTAGAACACATTGCCTATACCCGCAAGGCTACTGAAATGACCATCATTACTGGTGGTGGAATCAAGGATCCTCAGACTGCTGCGATTCGTGTTGCTGCGGGTGCGAATATTATTGTGACAGGCACCCTTTGGGAAAAGGTCCAGGATCCCATCCTCTTGAAGGAATTCGCTGCTGCTATTCATACTAAGGGATAGTTACAGGTTCGTCGCAAAAACTTGTTCGCAAAAGCATAAAAAAAGACCTGCTAAAAAGCAGGTCTTTTTTTGTGGAGTACTAAAACAAATTAGACGTTTTTCTTTTTCCAACGCTTCTTTGCGTCGTAGCCTAGCATAAAGTTGTAGAACTCGTCGGTGTGTGTACTGTTCTGCTTATTGCGTCTGTAGGACACAACAATGTCGCGCTTGAATTCCGTATCTGTGATTTCAAGAAGTTTGACTTTCTTGTGGTCCATTTTTCCCCAAGACACTTCGGGCCAGAAGCATACGCCGATACCGCCAGCTACAGCTTCCTTGATAGCGGTAGAGTTATCGCTTTCAAAAGTGGTCTCGGACTTGAAACCGATTTTTTCGCAAAGTTCGTTACAAATTTTGCGGTACTGCTTGGAACCGTAAAGACGAATGAATTTTTCATCGCCCAGATTAAAGAGAGAAATGGAATCCATCTTCTTGTACTTTGCTGTATTGGGTACGGCGAGGAAAATCTTTTCGGAGCGAACAAAAAGTTCGTCGCTCTTGAAACTGTCGAGCTCCGGTTTGTATGCACTGAATGTCCTAACGCAGAAATCGGAAAGATCCGTTTCTTCGTTTTGGATCATGTCAATATTGATGTGTGGGTGAGTCTGCTTGTATTCAATCACCACGTTGGTAAACAGTGCGGATGCAGCAAGAACATTTAGCTTGATGTTGTTGTTCTGCTGATTTGCGACTTCTTGCAGCCTCTTGGGCAAAGCCATCATTTCGTTATAAATGGGCTGTAGTTGCTCGTAGAAGTACTTGCCGCTTTCTGTAAGCTTAATGTTTCTGCCGGAGGTTTTGAATAGTGAAACTCCTAACTCATCTTCTAGCTTGTGTATGGCTTGGGTGAGAGCGGGCTGTACAATGCAAAGGTTCTTGGCACTTTGCGTTACGTGCTCGTTCTTTGCGACTTCTAGAAAATATTTGAGCTGCGTAAGTTCCATAATTCCAAATATAGGCAAATGTGATGAAATCACAAGGTTTGATAATGATACTTTAAATTTATATAATAATAATAAAATTCGATTAATTACAAAAAATGTAATCACTTTTTCTTATTAATTTGATTAGAAGAAAATATTAGTCAAAAGTGATGAATCCATCTACATTTGGCAACGTATAAATAAGAGCTCTAAAAATTATCACTAAAAACAATCTTAAGGAGATTGATTTATGAAGCTCAAGTTCATCGCTGCTATGGCTTTTTCTGCCTTCGCTGCTTTCACTTTCACCGCTTGCGATAAGGCAAATTCCTGCTCTTACGATGATGCGACAAATACCTTGTCTTGTCAGGAAAAGACTTATAAGACCGTAAAGACCGGTGACAAGGTTTGGATGGCAGAAAATCTGGCCCGCTTCGATTCTGATTCTAGCTTCTGCTATGGCAGCAATCATGACAACTGCGAAAAGTATGGCCGTCTCTATCCTTACGAATCCGCAAACACCATCTGCCCCGATGGTTGGGTTCTTCCTTCCAGGGCGGATTTCGAAGCTGCCGACATGAAGGCTCTTGATGTGAAACTTGGTGGTTACCGCTATGCAAGCAACGGCAAGTTTGCTGGCGAAGGCGAAAGCGCAAATTTCTGGACTGCGGATTCTTTCGATGATGCCCGTGGTACCATGGTCCGTGTCAAGGATGGTGAAGTTTCCTTTGAACACTTCAGCAAGAATATCGCTTACTCTGTACGCTGCATCAAGAAATAATTAAACCCAGGAGTTTTCCCGTGCAATGGTTAATTGATCTTTTTACAGGCTCATCGGTGGCGCAACAAGTGGTGGTTCTTTCCGTCACTGCGGCGCTAGGCCTTATGGTCGGAAAAATCAAGGTGAAGGGAATTAGCCTTGGTGGCGCGGGCGCACTGTTTGTTGGCATTTTGATGGGCCACTTGGGACTTCGCCTGGAACCAAGTGTACTCCACTTTATGCAGGAATTCGGCTTGATCCTGTTTGTGTATACCATTGGTATGCAGGTGGGACCAGGCTTTATTGATTCCATTCGTCGCCATGGCTTGGTGCTTAATATTCTGGCGGTAAGCGTGGTGCTTATGGGCGTTCTTGTAACGCTTTGCTTGTACTTCTTTACGGATATGCATAACAACGTACCCGTGCTCATTGGAATGCTTTGTGGCGCTGTCACAAATACGCCTTCCCTTGGAGCCGCAAATTCAGCCTTTGTCGCGGCCGGGGCGGACACATCCCTGACGGGTATCGGGTACGCTGTTGCATATCCCTTCGGTGTCATCGGAATTATTCTGGTGATGATCTTGATTCGTGTATTCTTCAAGCAGGATCCTGCAAAATCTGCTGAGGAATATACGGCGGAAATTGCAGCGACGCGAAAAGAAATTGTTTCCTGCAGCCTTCTTGTGGAAAACAAGAAC comes from the Fibrobacter sp. genome and includes:
- the alaS gene encoding alanine--tRNA ligase, whose protein sequence is MTSAQVRESFIKFFESKEHLFVRSSPVVPHDDPTLMFTNAGMNQFKAIFLGDNPKGWKRACNSQKCLRVSGKHNDLDVVGRDNYHHTFFEMLGNWSFGDYYKKEAIAWAWELLTEVWKLPKERLFATVYQDDDEAWQIWKDVSGLPDDRIMRFDAHSNFWEMGDTGPCGPCSEIHYDRGDLATQAETFKDPILGVNGENDRYIEIWNNVFMQYERISDGSLIPLKAKNVDTGMGFERICAILQGKRSNYDTDVFTPIISKVAELSGVPYTDDENGTPHRVIADHIRAVSFAIADGALPSNEGRGYVLRRILRRASRFARLLGQKEAFIYKLVQVLADTMGEAFPEIRQRQAFVTEVIKSEEDRFIKTLDAGLERFEAIVAEMGSAKVVPGDKVFVLYDTYGFPPDLTGILAEEKGLTIDEAGFEKCMEEQKERARANMKQGINTMGTEGWTQYSEASTNFVGYELSACETKVVRYREDKGVLSIVLETSPFYAEMGGQVGDKGMLVSKDLEIAVFDTVKVNDTALCRGKVVKGEANEQTMGGVFMATVDDERRMDIRRNHSATHLVQAALREVLGTHVQQQGSLVTPDSLRFDFTHFNGMTAEEIQKVEDIVNAKIMECLPVHTDVMGVDEAKASGAMALFGEKYGDTVRVVKMGAAGEEFSKELCGGLHVVNSGNIGMVKIVSESSVSAGVRRIEAVTGRGAMAMLRAGAQIVNALRDRLRCKDAEVLDRIQQSFEKTQSLEKALQSVKLELATMIAGDVLNGGLDVMGVMLYIREFDMPEDKYKELLDGIQNKLDKGAVAVIANKVNGAGSIAVIVGKDVQAKGIKAGDMVRDLAAACNGKGGGRPDRAQAGTREPEKISAAIKDANNWIRAKLTA
- a CDS encoding S24/S26 family peptidase — translated: MNSAFSDENIIAEAIRLVEDGVSVTFPVNGRSMLPFIVGGKESVILVKPTDIKVGHIVLAWVDNKRYVVHRVSKIVDENVFLMGDGNLAFGERCKMSDVKALATHVVNSDGKSRNLYSKPRKIGSRAWIFLRPIRKYLLFIYRVFHRN
- a CDS encoding PqqD family protein, whose amino-acid sequence is MKLKSGYVLRDVCGEQVIMGEGLGALNFGRLLCLNETAAWLWQRAAEQGDFSVDSLSEALCQEYNVSLEQAKTDVAAIVGEWQKVGVIE
- a CDS encoding ABC transporter ATP-binding protein/permease, with product MKYLAWLWHNTSGIRGNIVVRVLVGVVRVVLGLYVVWLSKQFIDDTIRSGSDADVIRMAVLLLATVLGGVILRQIYSYMTTSATIRKENEVRLRMFGSLFKRNLFGEKVLLSGDVTSRMSKDVEQVCGVTAESIPQVIVTCCQFVGAFLMLRFFDVRLAWALILMTVAFAFFGKLIARKLRNMTSEIRKKESEIQMHVQETVEHNAVLRSLSSENWMSSELNSKQSDLKSRVLHRARFTVTARLFIGSAFSLGYMLAFVWGGIGLRSGAITFGVMTSFLQLVMQVQQPILNLLTEAPRIIHATASIDRLEELADVGTSAENSADTTADASADVAATSNASGISVKDLTFRYADSENNVLDHFSYDFKPGSRTAVMGETGSGKTTLFRLMLGLVRPASGSVSENLNKNDFVFVPQGNTLLSGSVRFNLQVAKPDASDEELKKVLHTACADFVNELPNGIDSVLGERGCGLSEGQAQRIAIARGLLRPGNILLLDEISASLDEQTEHELFRRIFEAYPQKTMIFITHRKAVCELCDDVIHLS
- a CDS encoding GSCFA domain-containing protein; translated protein: MDFSTKVTLSESNFKIDYKSNLVFIGSCFADNISKRFTERKFHTLVNPLGVLYNPLSIENFFKKIAGGNGDSTETWCRWDYQGNFSEAELQEVVAETRDFLKKTDVVFITLGTAFVYFLKESGKAVANCHKEPADFFERRLISVEEAAEALKRTCKWIFRFAQDDVKIVFTVSPIRHLNDGAHGNNLSKSTLHLAVDKVCQEFANDASSVNKVSSANIGCADVTYFPSYEIVMDELRDYRFYAEDMTHLSKVAEDYIFEKMCNAYCSETTIANMKRVEKFMKTANHRVINPDSAETAALAQQILEKATLLEKEINGLDLSQEKER
- a CDS encoding family 43 glycosylhydrolase; the encoded protein is MKFGCAKNAVSALTIFATVLTPAFAADWYAKETQWAGHDPDIIRYEDGYALMTTDNHLLMQTSEDALNWKKGEPAMPTFEKWLFNYAPNMIDIWAPDIHYIGGEYRVYYCGSEMGIRSSGMGFMSSKEIDPTKPGYGWTDQGEVIHTVKTDAYNAIDAAVYQDLQGKVWMAFGSWGTGIHIIELDEKTGKPVKGAEQINIANRGGSGVEGASVIEHNGKYFLFTAWDNCCKTGANLEGNSYKTVVNRANAITGPYLDRTGKEALKGGGTILLQRYGRYYGPAGGEAFEDVNRLRFVNHYYDKNDTGRAKIQVRDIVFTEDNWPELGQPFVGRYLSAEAEHGILSNVEITEGEKASNGEYVSYINYADSRIRLPMIIPQAGDYLIRYRYANDWTDEGSHFVDINGVTREVKLPITGAWGEFPEKSIVYIPAKLKRGSNYVEITKGKSYGELDRLDFLRIIRDTIPANGFDNGIRIRLDEKDQMIIKDGGYAIYENVITDSIVGSSVHVQMKNCAGGTLSLRKDGKKGDEISKCSIPATCGDTKWVDVKCSDLPKLSGVQDFYLTASGVSGELLVGNIKFSMADSTENSESVEKRSITQIANPMHYDAASRKVYLVDTMDWMIFDLNGVMARKGFGREINLNDLNHGTYLVRAGGRVIKVR
- a CDS encoding geranylgeranylglyceryl/heptaprenylglyceryl phosphate synthase gives rise to the protein MKIGKTEARLNAEIEKRGALFAVLLDPDTSDDEALLKSGVLAQENGADLILVGGSFMGNFNLPRQVAALKAQVDLPVVLFPGGASQVVPGFDAMLFMTLVSGRNPSYLIEEQVRGGALVRALNMEAIPTAYQLINSGRRTTVEYVSNTMPIPADKPKLSMVHSIAAELMGMRYVYLEAGSGAENPVPVEHIAYTRKATEMTIITGGGIKDPQTAAIRVAAGANIIVTGTLWEKVQDPILLKEFAAAIHTKG
- a CDS encoding LysR family transcriptional regulator — translated: MELTQLKYFLEVAKNEHVTQSAKNLCIVQPALTQAIHKLEDELGVSLFKTSGRNIKLTESGKYFYEQLQPIYNEMMALPKRLQEVANQQNNNIKLNVLAASALFTNVVIEYKQTHPHINIDMIQNEETDLSDFCVRTFSAYKPELDSFKSDELFVRSEKIFLAVPNTAKYKKMDSISLFNLGDEKFIRLYGSKQYRKICNELCEKIGFKSETTFESDNSTAIKEAVAGGIGVCFWPEVSWGKMDHKKVKLLEITDTEFKRDIVVSYRRNKQNSTHTDEFYNFMLGYDAKKRWKKKNV